A window of Macrotis lagotis isolate mMagLag1 chromosome X, bilby.v1.9.chrom.fasta, whole genome shotgun sequence contains these coding sequences:
- the DSP gene encoding desmoplakin isoform X1 translates to MSCNGGSHTRLNTLGRMTRAESGPDLRCEMTYGGGGGGGFGGGGGGVCGGGGGSNNKMYYMRRCAVNDQNSDGYCQTGGTMSRHQNQNTIQELLQNCADCLMRAELIVQPELKYGDGIQLGRSRELDEYFAQANDQMEITDSLIREMRQMGQPCDAYQKRLLQLQEQMRALYKAISAPRVRKASSRGGGGYTCQSGSGWDEFTKRLTSDCLGWMRQQRAEMDLVQWGVDTASVEQHINSHRVIHNAIGDYRWQLDKIKADLREKSAIYQLEEEYENLVKASFERMDHLRQLQSIIQATSREIMWINDCEEEELLYDWSDKNTDIAQKQEAFSIRMSQLELKEKELNKLKQESDQLVLNQHPASDKIEAYMDTLQTQWSWILQITKCIDVHLKENATYFQFFEEAQSTEAYLKGLQDSIRKKYTCDKNMSLQRLLEQIKELEKEREKILEYKRQVQNLVNKSKKIVQLKPRNPDYRSNKPIILRALCDYKQDQKIVHKGDECILKDNNERSKWYVTGPGGVDMLVPSVGLIIPPPNPLAVDLSSKIEQYYEAILALWNQLYINMKSLVSWHYCMIDIEKIRAMTIAKLKTMRQEDYMKTISDLELHYQEFIRNSQGSEMFGDDDKRKIQSQFTDAQKHYQTLVIQLPGHHQHQTVTTTEITHLGKDPNQNQVIEINRENDKQETWILMQLQKIRRQMEHCESRMSLKNILQADQSSSHHITVKINELKGVQNDSQAIAEVLNQLKDRLANFRGSEKYCYLQNEICGLFQKLENINGVTDGYLNSLCSVRGLLQAVLQTEDMLKVYESRLTEEETVCLDLDKVEAYRCGLKKIKNDLNLKKSLLATMKTELQKAQQIHSQTSQQYPLYDLDLGKFSDKVNQLSDRWQRIDKQIDFRLWDLEKQIKQLRNYRDNYQAFCKWIYDARRRQDSLESMKYGDSSTVMKFLNEQKNLHNEISGKRDKSEELQKIAELCSNSIKDYELQLASYTSGLETLLNIPIKRTMVQSPSGVILQEAAEIHARYIELLTRSGDYYRFLSEMLKNLDDLKLKTTKIEVLEEELRLARDANSENCNKNKFLDQNLQKYQAECSQFRAKLVSLEELKRQAELDGKSAKQNLDKCYGQIKELNEKITRLTYEIEDEKRKRKSVEDRFDQQKNDYDQLQKARQCEKENLGWQRLESEKTIKEKEYEIERLRVLLQEESARKREYENELAKVRNHYNEEMSNLRNKFETEINITKTTIKEISMQKEDDTKGLKNQIDRLSRENRDLKDEIVRLNDSILQTTEQRRRAEENAIQQKACGSEIMQKKQQLELELKQVIQHRSEDNARHKQSLEEAAKTIQDKNREIERLKAEYQEEAKRRWDYENELGKVRNNYDEEIISLKNQFETEINITKTTLHQLTKQKEEDTSGYRTQIDNLTRENRSLTEEIKRLKNTLAQTTENLRRVEENVQQQKATGTEISQRKQQLEFELKQVTQMRSEESVRYKQSLDDAAKTIQDKNKELERLKKLIETETNQRKCLEEENAKLQRTQYDLQKANSTATETISKLKIHEQELTRMRIDYERVSQERTVKDQDITRIQSSLKDLQFQKQKVEDELNRLKKTASDECSKRKKLEDELESMRRSLKEQAIKITNLTQQLEQASISKKRSEDDLRQQRDVLDGHVREKQRTQDELRKLASEVETLRRQLVQEQENVKQAHLRNEHFQKAIEDKSRSLNESKIEIERLQCLTENLTKEHLMLEEELRNLRLEYDELRRGRSEADNDKNATISDLRSQLQISNNRTLELQGLINDLQRERENLRQEIEKFQKQAIEASNRIHESKNQCSQVVQERESLLVKIKVLEQDKTRLQRLEEELNRAKATLESEMRVKQRLECEKQQIQNDLNQWKSQYSRKEEAIRKIESEREKSEREKNCLRSEIERLQAEIKRIEDRCRRKLEDSTRETQSQMESERCRLQREIDKLKQRPYGSHRETQTEDEWSIDPSKLMFDGLRKKVTAMQLFECQLIDKTTLDKLLKGKKSVEEVASEIQPFLRGAGAIAGASASPKEKYSLVEAKRKKLITPESTVMLLEAQAATGGVIDPHRNEKLTVDSAIARDLIDFDDRQQIYTAEKAVTGFDDPFSGKTVSVSEAIKKNLIDRETGMRLLEAQIASGGVIDPINSVFLPKDVALSRGLIDRDLYRSLNDPRDSQKNFVDPINKKKVSYMQLRERCRIEPHTGLLLLLVQKRSMSFQGIRQPVTVTELVDSGILRPSTVNELESGQISYDEVGERIKDFLQGSSCIAGIYNETTKQKLGIYEAMKIGLVRPGTALELLEAQAATGFIVDPVSNLRLPVEEAYKRGLVGIEFKEKLLSAERAVTGYKDPETGNIISLFQAMNKELIEKGHGIRLLEAQIATGGIIDPKESHRLPVDMAYKRGYFNEELSEILSDPSDDTKGFFDPNTEENLTYLQLKERCMKDEETGLCLLPLKEKKKPIQTSQKNTLRKRRVVIVDPETNKEMSVQEAYKKGLIDYDTFVELCEQECEWEEITITGSDGSTRVVLVDRKTGSQYDIQDAIDKGLVDRKFFDQYRSGSLSLTQFADMISLKNGSSSIGGGNGGDDVFSSSRHDSVSKTSSISTIRNLTIRSSSWSDPLEETSPIAAIFDTENLEKISVTEGIERGIVDSITGQRLLEAQACTGGIINPTTGQKLSLQDAVSQGLIDQDMATRLKPAQKAFIGFEGVKGKKKMSAAEAVKEKWLPYEAGQRFLEFQYLTGGLVDPEVHGRISSEEAIRKGFIDGRAAQKLHDTSNYAKILTCPKTKLKISYKDAMNRSMVEDITGLRLLEAASVSSKGLPSPYNVSSAPGSRSGSRSGSRSGSRSGSRRGSFDASGNSSYSSYSYSFSSSSIGH, encoded by the exons attaCTCCAGCTTCAGGAGCAGATGCGCGCCCTTTATAAAGCTATTAGTGCTCCCCGAGTAAGAAAGGCCAGCTCCAGAGGTGGTGGAGGATACACTTGTCAAAGTGGCTCTGGTTGGGATGAATTTACTAAGCGCCTCACCAGTGATTGTTTGGGATGGATGAGACAACAAAGG gcGGAGATGGATTTAGTGCAATGGGGTGTCGACACAGCATCTGTAGAGCAACATATTAATAGCCATAGAGTCATCCACAATGCCATTGGAGACTATCGGTGGCAGCTGGATAAAATTAAGGCTGATCTG cgTGAGAAATCTGCAATATATCAACTGGAGGAAGAATATGAAAACCTTGTG AAAGCATCCTTTGAGAGAATGGATCACCTTCGCCAGCTTCAAAGCATCATCCAAGCCACATCCCGTGAGATCATGTGGATCAATGACTGTGAGGAGGAGGAGTTACTCTATGATTGGAGTGATAAAAACACAGATATTGCTCAGAAGCAGGAGGCTTTCTCA ATACGCATGAGCCAGTTGGAACTTAAGGAAAAAGAACTCAACAAACTTAAGCAAGAAAGTGATCAGCTTGTACTCAATCAGCATCCTGCTTCAGACAAAATTGAG GCATACATGGATACCCTCCAGACACAGTGGAGTTGGATTCTTCAGATCACCAAATGCATTGATGTACATCTCAAGGAAAATGCCACCTATTTTCAG TTTTTTGAAGAAGCTCAGTCAACTGAAGCCTATCTGAAAGGCTTACAAGATTCCATCAGGAAGAAGTATACCTGTGATAAGAATATGTCTCTGCAACGCTTATTGGAACAGATCAAGGAACTTGAG AAAGAACGAGAGAAGATCCTTGAATATAAACGCCAGGTACAAAACTTGGTAAACAAGTCCAAGAAGATTGTCCAGCTGAAACCTCGGAACCCAGACTACAGGAGTAATAAACCCATTATCCTTAGGGCTCTGTGTGACTACAAACAAGATCAG AAAATAGTGCACAAGGGAGATGAATGTATCTTAAAGGATAACAATGAACGCAGTAAGTGGTATGTGACTGGCCCAGGAGGCGTAGACATGCTGGTTCCTTCGGTTGGTCTTATTATCCCTCCTCCAAACCCATTGGCAGTAGACCTTTCTTCCAA GATTGAGCAGTATTATGAGGCCATTTTGGCTCTGTGGAATCAGTTGTATATCAACATGAAGAGTCTGGTATCTTGGCATTACTGTATGATTGATATTGAGAAAATCAGGGCTATGACCATTGCTAAG CTGAAAACAATGCGCCAGGAAGATTACATGAAGACAATATCTGATCTTGAGTTGCATTATCAAGAATTCATCAGGAATAGTCAAGGCTCAGAGATGTTTGGAGATGATGACAAACGGAAAATACAGTCCCAGTTTACTGATGCTCAGAAACATTATCAGACCTTGGTTATACAACTCCCGGGTCACCACCAGCATCAAACAG tCACTACAACAGAAATCACTCATCTTGGCAAAGACCCAAACCAAAATCAAGTCATTGAAATCAACAGAGAAAACGATAAACAAGAAACATGGATACTGATGCAACTTCAGAAGATTCGTCGGCAGATGGAGCACTGTGAGAGCAGAATGAGtcttaaaaatatacttcaagCTGACCAAAGCTCTTCTCACCACATCACagtgaaaataaatgaactaaag ggtGTACAGAATGATTCACAAGCAATTGCTGAAGTCCTCAACCAGCTTAAAGATAGGTTAGCTAACTTCAGAGGCTCTGAAAAATACTGTTATTTGCAGAATGAGATATGTGGGCTGTTCCAGAAACTGGAAAACATTAATGGTGTTACAGATGGCTACTTAAATAG CTTATGTTCAGTAAGAGGGCTACTTCAGGCTGTTCTCCAGACAGAAGACATGCTGAAAGTGTATGAATCTCGACTCACTGAAGAAGAAACTGTTTGCTTGGACCTTGATAAAGTGGAGGCTTATCGCTGTGGCCTGAAG aaaataaaaaatgatttgaatCTGAAGAAGTCATTGTTGGCTACCATGAAGACTGAACTACAGAAAGCTCAACAAATCCACTCCCAGACTTCCCAGCAATATCCACTTTATGATTTGGACCTTGGAAAGTTCAGTGACAAAGTCAACCAGTTGTCAGATCGTTGGCAAAggatagataaacagatagacTTCAG ATTATGggatttggaaaaacaaattaagcaGCTGAGAAATTACCGTGATAATTATCAAGCATTCTGCAAGTGGATCTATGATGCCAGACGTCGCCAGGATTCTTTGGAATCCATGAAGTATGGAGATTCCAGTACAGTTATGAAATTTTTGAATGAACAAAAG AATTTGCACAATGAAATATCTGGTAAACGAGACAAATCAGAAGAATTACAGAAGATTGCAGAACTCTGTTCAAATTCCATTAAg GATTATGAACTTCAGCTTGCATCATACACCTCAGGACTGGAAACTCTACTCAATATACCCATAAAGAGAACTATGGTTCAGTCCCCTTCAGGGGTCATCCTGCAAGAG gCTGCAGAAATTCATGCTCGATACATAGAACTACTTACAAGATCTGGAGACTATTACAGATTCCTAAGTGAAATGTTGAAGAATTTAGATGACTTGAAG CTGAAAACCACCAAAATCGAAGTTTTGGAAGAGGAACTTCGTCTTGCCAGAGATGCCAATTCTGAAAATTGTAACAAGAACAAATTCTTGGATCAGAACCTGCAGAAATACCAGGCAGAGTGCTCTCAATTCAGAGCAAAACTTGTGAGTCTGGAGGAACTAAAGAGACAAGCCGAGCTGGATGGAAAATCAGCTAAACAAAACCTAGACAAGTGCTATGGGCAGATCAAAGAGCTCAATGAGAAGATCACAAGGCTCACTTACGAAATTGAagatgaaaagaggaaaagaaagtctGTGGAGGACAGATTTGACCAACAGAAGAATGACTATGACCAACTGCAGAAAGCCAGGCAATGTGAAAAGGAAAACCTTGGATGGCAAAGATTAGAATCAGAAAAGACCATCAAGGAGAAGGAGTACGAGATAGAAAGGTTGAGGGTTCTTCTTCAAGAGGAGAGCGCCCGGAAGAGGGAATATGAAAATGAGCTGGCAAAGGTAAGAAACCACTATAATGAGGAGATGAGTAATTTAAGGAACAAGTTTGAGACAGAAATTAATATTACGAAGACCACCATCAAGGAGATATCCATGCAAAAGGAGGATGATACCAAAGGTCTCAAAAACCAGATTGATCGACTCTCAAGAGAAAACCGAGATCTGAAAGATGAAATCGTCAGGCTGAATGACAGCATCTTGCAGACCACAGAGCAGCGGAGGCGGGCTGAAGAAAATGCCATTCAGCAAAAAGCGTGTGGCTCTGAGATTATGCAAAAAAAGCAGCAGCTGGAATTGGAGCTTAAACAAGTCATTCAGCACCGCTCAGAGGACAATGCCAGACACAAGCAGTCTCTTGAAGAGGCTGCAAAGACTATTCAGGATaaaaacagagagatagaaagactcAAAGCTGAGTATCAGGAAGAGGCTAAACGCCGCTGGGACTATGAGAATGAGTTAGGTAAGGTAAGGAACAATTATGATGAGGAAATTATTAGCTTAAAGAACCAGTTTGAAACAGAGATAAACATCACCAAGACCACTCTCCACCAGCTTACCAAGCAGAAAGAAGAAGACACTAGTGGCTACCGAACTCAGATAGATAATCTAACCAGAGAAAACAGGAGTTTGACAGAGGAAATTAAGAGACTGAAGAATACTTTAGCTCAGACCACAGAGAATCTtaggagggtagaagaaaatgtCCAACAGCAGAAGGCAACTGGCACCGAGATCTCGCAGAGGAAACAGCAGTTGGAGTTTGAGTTGAAGCAGGTCACTCAGATGCGCTCAGAAGAGAGTGTGAGATATAAGCAGTCACTTGATGATGCTGCCAAAACCATTCAGGATAAAAACAAAGAACTTGAAAGACTCAAAAAGTTAATagaaactgaaacaaatcaaagaaaatgtctgGAGGAGGAAAATGCCAAGTTACAAAGAACACAGTATGATCTGCAGAAAGCAAACAGTACTGCCACGGAAACCATAAGTAAACTGAAGATTCATGAGCAAGAACTGACCCGCATGAGAATTGACTATGAAAGAGTTTCCCAGGAAAGAACAGTCAAGGACCAAGATATTACAAGGATCCAGAGCTCACTAAAAGACCTCCAGTTCCAAAAACAGAAAGTAGAAGATGAACTGAACAGGCTAAAGAAAACTGCTTCTGATGAGTGTTCTAAGAGGAAGAAGCTAGAAGATGAACTGGAGTCCATGAGGAGATCCTTGAAAGAGCAAGCAATAAAAATCACCAATCTGACACAGCAACTAGAACAAGCATCCATTAGCAAGAAGAGAAGTGAGGATGACCTCAGACAGCAGAGAGATGTACTGGATGGGCATgtgagagagaagcagagaactCAAGATGAGTTAAGGAAACTGGCATCCGAAGTTGAAACCCTGAGGAGGCAGCTGGTCCAGGAACAAGAGAATGTTAAACAGGCTCACCTGAGAAATGAGCACTTCCAGAAGGCAATCGAAGACAAGAGCAGGAGTCTGAATGAAAGtaagatagaaatagagagactGCAGTGCCTCACAGAGAACCTGACCAAAGAACATTTGATGCTAGAGGAAGAGCTACGGAATCTGAGACTGGAATATGATGAGCTACGAAGAGGAAGGAGTGAAGCCgataatgataaaaatgctacTATCTCTGATCTAAGAAGCCAACTACAAATCAGCAACAACCGAACCTTGGAACTACAGGGGCTGATTAATGATTtacagagagaaagggaaaatttgaGACAGGAAATTGAAAAATTCCAAAAGCAGGCTATAGAG gcCTCTAATAGGATTCATGAATCCAAGAATCAATGCAGTCAAGTTGTACAAGAAAGAGAGAGCCTGTTGGTAAAAATCAAAGTCTTGGAACAAGATAAGACAAGGTTGCAGAGGTTAGAAGAGGAGCTGAATCGTGCAAAAGCCACACTGGAATCAGAGATGAGAGTGAAACAGCGACTGGAGTGTGAGAAACAGCAAATTCAGAATGACTTAAATCAGTGGAAAAGTCAGTATTCCCGCAAGGAAGAAGCTATTAGGAAGATTGAATctgaaagagaaaagagtgagagagagaagaactGCCTAAGGAGTGAGATTGAAAGGTTGCAAGCAGAGATCAAGAGGATTGAGGACAGGTGCAGGCGAAAGCTGGAGGACTCCACCAGGGAAACACAATCACAGATGGAATCAGAACGTTGTCGATTGCAGAGAGAGATTGACAAACTCAAACAGCGTCCATATGGATCTCATAGGGAGACTCAGACTGAAGATGAATGGTCCATTGACCCCTCAAAACTGATGTTTGATGGGCTGAGGAAAAAGGTGACTGCAATGCAACTCTTTGAATGTCAATTGATAGACAAAACCACTTTGGACAAACTGTTGAAAGGGAAAAAGTCAGTAGAAGAAGTTGCTTCTGAAATCCAGCCTTTCCTTCGTGGAGCAGGTGCTATTGCTGGGGCTTCTGCTTCACCTAAAGAAAAATACTCTTTGGTGGAGGCCAAGAGGAAGAAATTGATTACTCCAGAATCCACAGTAATGCTCCTGGAGGCCCAGGCAGCTACAGGAGGTGTGATTGATCCCCATAGGAATGAGAAGCTGACTGTTGACAGTGCCATTGCTCGGGACCTCATTGACTTTGATGACCGGCAGCAGATCTATACTGCGGAAAAGGCAGTCACTGGCTTTGATGATCCATTTTCAGGAAAGACAGTATCTGTTTCTGAAGCCATCAAGAAAAATCTGATTGACAGAGAAACAGGAATGCGCCTACTAGAAGCTCAGATTGCTTCAGGGGGTGTGATAGATCCCATTAATAGTGTCTTTTTGCCAAAAGATGTTGCTTTGTCTCGTGGGCTAATTGATCGAGACTTGTATAGGTCCCTTAATGATCCCCGAGACAGTCAGAAGAACTTTGTGGATCCCATCAACAAAAAGAAGGTCAGTTACATGCAACTGAGAGAAAGGTGTAGAATTGAACCACACACTGGCTTGCTTTTGCTATTAGTGCAGAAGAGGAGCATGTCATTCCAAGGAATCAGGCAACCTGTCACAGTCACTGAACTGGTGGATTCTGGAATTTTGAGGCCATCCACTGTAAATGAACTAGAATCTGGTCAGATTTCTTATGATGAGGTTGGTGAAAGAATTAAAGATTTCCTCCAGGGTTCCAGTTGTATAGCAGGAATCTACAATGAGACCACAAAACAAAAGCTTGGCATTTATGAAGCCATGAAAATTGGTTTGGTCAGACCTGGCACTGCCCTTGAACTTCTCGAAGCTCAAGCAGCCACTGGTTTTATTGTGGATCCTGTCAGCAATCTGAGGCTACCGGTGGAAGAAGCCTACAAGCGAGGATTAGTGGGcattgaatttaaagaaaaactccTGTCAGCTGAACGAGCTGTTACTGGATATAAAGATCCAGAAACAGGAAACATCATCTCCTTGTTCCAAGCCATGAACAAAGAACTAATTGAGAAGGGTCATGGAATTCGATTATTGGAGGCTCAGATTGCAACAGGTGGAATCATTGACCCCAAAGAGAGCCATCGCTTACCAGTTGACATGGCCTATAAGAGGGGTTATTTTAATGAAGAGTTAAGTGAAATCTTGTCAGACCCCAGTGATGACACAAAGGGATTTTTTGAtccaaatacagaagaaaatctTACCTACTTGCAACTGAAAGAAAGATGCATGAAGGATGAGGAAACAGGACTCTGTCTTTTGcccttaaaggaaaagaagaaacccATACAGACATCACAAAAGAATACACTCAGGAAACGCAGAGTAGTCATAGTAGACCCAGAAACCAACAAGGAAATGTCTGTTCAAGAGGCTTACAAGAAGGGTCTTATTGATTATGACACTTTTGTAGAACTCTGTGAGCAAGAGTGTGAGTGGGAAGAAATTACCATCACCGGATCTGATGGGTCCACCAGGGTAGTCCTGGTTGATAGGAAAACAGGCAGTCAGTATGATATTCAAGATGCTATTGACAAAGGTCTTGTTGACAGAAAATTCTTTGATCAATACCGCTCTGGCAGTCTTAGCCTCACTCAGTTTGCTGATATGATTTCCTTAAAAAATGGTAGCAGCAGTATTGGTGGTGGTAATGGTGGAGATGATGTTTTCAGTAGCTCTCGACATGATTCAGTAAGCAAGACCTCCAGCATTTCTACCATCAGAAATTTAACCATCCGGAGCAGCTCTTGGTCTGACCCCTTAGAGGAGACGAGCCCCATTGCAGCCATCTTTGATACAGAAAACTTGGAGAAAATTTCAGTTACAGAAGGTATAGAGAGAGGGATTGTAGATAGCATCACAGGTCAAAGGCTGCTGGAAGCTCAAGCCTGTACAGGAGGCATCATCAATCCCACCACAGGTCAGAAGCTTTCACTTCAAGATGCAGTCTCCCAAGGCCTCATTGACCAAGATATGGCAACCAGGTTGAAGCCAGCACAGAAAGCATTCATTGGCTTTGAAGGggtgaaggggaagaagaagatgtcagcagcagaagcagttaaGGAGAAATGGTTACCCTATGAGGCAGGTCAACGTTTCCTGGAATTCCAGTATCTCACTGGAGGCCTTGTTGACCCAGAGGTTCATGGAAGGATAAGTTCTGAAGAGGCTATCAGAAAAGGGTTTATCGATGGCCGAGCAGCTCAGAAGCTTCACGACACTAGCAACTATGCCAAGATCTTGACCTGCCCCAAAACCAAACTGAAAATATCCTACAAAGATGCTATGAATCGATCCATGGTGGAGGATATTACTGGGTTACGTCTGCTGGAAGCAGCTTCAGTTTCATCCAAGGGTTTGCCAAGCCCATATAATGTATCTTCTGCTCCAGGGTCCCGCTCAGGGTCTCGCTCTGGATCTCGCTCTGGCTCACGTAGTGGATCCAGGAGAGGAAGTTTTGATGCATCTGGAAATTCATCATACTCTTCTTATTCCTACTCATTCAGCAGTAGCTCCATTGGGCATTAG